In one Gadus morhua chromosome 15, gadMor3.0, whole genome shotgun sequence genomic region, the following are encoded:
- the ogdhl gene encoding 2-oxoglutarate dehydrogenase-like, mitochondrial, with protein MSQFRALAGILRSRGWQCLLLPGGGGGGGPACRSVLAGSARSCFAGPSAPTAVNSSSSTSSSSSYVEEMYFAWLEDPTNVHESWDTFFRHAQAGAVSDGAVEGPPSALLQGRAGHQTPSMARKVVEDHLAVHTLIRAYQIRGHHVAQLDPLGILEADLDCFVPSDLITTIDKLGFYGLDESDLDKTFRLPFTTFIGGGDTTLPLREIIRRLETSYCGHVGVEFMFINSVEQCQWIRGKFEPPGAMHFTSAEKRTLLARLVRSTRFEDFLARKWSSEKRFGLEGCEVLIPALKMIIDSSSAAGIDSIIMGMPHRGRLNVLANVIRKELNQIFCQFDPKLEAADEGSGDVKYHLGMYHERINRETDKTLTLSLMANPSHLEAVDPVVQGKAKAEQFYRGDSQGKKVMSILIHGDAAFAGQGVVYETFHLSELPSYTTHGTIHVVVNNQIGFTTDPRVARSSPYPTDVARVVNAPIFHVNADDPEAVMHVCRVAAEWRSTFNKDVVIDLVSYRRFGHNEMDEPMFTQPLMYKQIRRQEDVLKKYSDKLISEGVVTLQEFEEEVAKYDKICEEAYTSSKDEKISHIRHWLDSPWPDFFTAEGEPKSMSCPPTGLEEGVLQHIGLTASSVPLEGFNLHPGVSRILRGRSELVKARQMDWALGEYMAFGSLLQEGVHVRLSGQDVERGTFSHRHHVLHDQEVDRRFCVPMNHLWSDQAPYTVCNSSLSEYGVLGFELGFAMASPNALVLWEAQFGDFHNTAQCIIDQFISPGQAKWVRNNGIVLLLPHGMEGMGPEHSSARPERFLQMSKDDPDRFPEFRGDFEVHQLFDCNWVVVNCSTPANFCHMLRRQVLLPFRKPLIVFTPKSLLRLPDARSSFDELSKGTRFKRLIPNEGPASENPQQVKRVIFCTGKVYYELARERKVLNLEGEVALIRLEQISPFPFDLVRSEVERYSNAELVWCQEEHKNMGYYDYVRPRFLTVVANQKPIWYVGRDPAAAPATGNKATHLNELRRFMDTAFNLGVFQGRKF; from the exons ATGAGTCAGTTCCGTGCATTAGCAGGTATCCTGAGGAGTAGAGGCTGGCAGTGCCTGCTGCTGcccggtggaggaggtggagggggtccgGCCTGCCGATCTGTGTTGGCAGGGTCGGCTAGGAGCTGCTTTGCCGGGCCTTCGGCTCCCACCGCTgtgaacagcagcagcagcaccagctcaAGCTCAAGCTATGTGGAGGAAATGTACTTCGCCTGGTTGGAGGATCCCACAAATGTCCACGAG TCCTGGGACACGTTCTTCCGCCACGCCCAGGCTGGGGCTGTGTCCGACGGGGCAGTGGAGGGCCCCCCCTCGGCCCTGCTGCAGGGCCGTGCTGGCCATCAGACTCCCAGCATGGCCCGCAAGGTGGTGGAGGATCACCTGGCTGTGCACACCCTCATAAGAGCCTACCAG ATCCGTGGACACCACGTCGCCCAGTTAGACCCACTGGGAATTCTGGAAGCTGACTTGGACTGCTTTGTGCCGTCCGACCTGATCACCACAATCGACAAACTGG GGTTCTACGGTCTGGATGAGAGCGACCTGGACAAGACCTTCCGGCTGCCCTTCACCACCTTCATCGGGGGAGGGGACACCACTCTGCCCCTGAGGGAGATCATCCGCAGGCTGGAG ACGTCGTACTGTGGCCACGTGGGCGTGGAGTTCATGTTCATCAACAGTGTGGAGCAGTGCCAGTGGATCCGGGGGAAGTTCGAGCCCCCCGGAGCCATGCACTTCACCAGCGCCGAGAAGAGGACCCTGCTGGCCCGCCTGGTCAGATCCACACG GTTTGAGGACTTCCTGGCTAGGAAGTGGTCATCGGAGAAGCGGTTTGGTCTGGAGGGATGCGAGGTCCTCATTCCCGCTCTTAAGATGATCATAGACAGTTCCAGCGCTGCTGGCATCGACAGCATCATCATGGGGATGCCTCATCG GGGTCGTTTGAATGTCCTGGCCAACGTGATTCGCAAGGAACTGAACCAGATCTTCTGCCAGTTCGACCCCAAGTTGGAGGCTGCagacgag ggtTCAGGGGACGTCAAGTACCACCTGGGCATGTACCACGAGAGGATCAACCGGGAGACGGACAAGACCCTGACTCTGTCCCTGATGGCCAACCCGTCCCACCTGGAGGCCGTGGACCCCGTTGTGCAGGGCAAGGCCAAGGCGGAGCAGTTCTACCGGGGGGACTCCCAGGGGAAGAAG GTCATGTCCATTTTGATCCACGGAGACGCTGCCTTCGCTGGACAGGGAGTCGTATACGAGACCTTCCATCTCAGCGAACTCCCCTCGTACACCACACATGGTACGATCCATGTCGTCGTCAACAATCAG ATCGGCTTCACCACGGACCCCCGCGTGGCGCGCTCCTCCCCCTACCCGACCGACGTGGCCCGGGTGGTCAACGCGCCCATCTTCCACGTGAACGCCGACGACCCTGAGGCCGTCATGCACGTGTGCCGTGTGGCCGCGGAGTGGCGCAGCACCTTCAACAAGGACGTGGTCATCGACCTG GTGAGCTACCGACGCTTCGGCCACAACGAGATGGACGAGCCCATGTTCACCCAGCCGCTGATGTACAAGCAGATCCGCCGGCAGGAGGACGTGCTGAAGAAGTACTCGGACAAGCTCATCTCCGAGGGCGTGGTCACGCTGCAGGAGTTCGAG GAGGAAGTAGCCAAGTATGACAAGATCTGCGAGGAGGCGTACACCAGCTCCAAAGATGAAAAGATATCTCACATCCGCCATTGGCTGGACTCACCCTGGCCAG ATTTCTTCACGGCCGAAGGGGAGCCGAAGAGCATGAGCTGCCCCCCCACgggcctggaggagggggtgctgcagcacatCGGCCTCACCGCCAGCTCCGTCCCTCTGGAGGGCTTCAACCTCCACCCCG GGGTGTCGCGGATCCTGCGGGGCCGTTCTGAGCTGGTGAAGGCCCGTCAGATGGACTGGGCCCTGGGGGAGTACATGGCGTTTGGGTCCCTGCTCCAGGAGGGGGTCCACGTGAGGCTCAGCGGGCAGGACGTGGAGAGGGGTACCTTCAG TCACCGACATCACGTCTTGCACGACCAGGAAGTGGACCGGCGTTTCTGTGTTCCAATGAACCACCTGTGGTCCGACCAGGCACCCTACACGGTCTGCAACAGCTCCCTGTCGGAGTACGGGGTCCTGG GGTTCGAGCTGGGCTTCGCCATGGCCAGCCCCAACGCCCTGGTGCTGTGGGAGGCTCAGTTTGGAGACTTCCACAACACGGCCCAGTGCATCATAGACCAGTTCATCAGCCCGGGACAGGCTAAGTGGGTCCGCAACAACGGCatcgtgctgctgctgccgcacGGCATGGAGGGGATG ggTCCAGAGCATTCGTCGGCCAGACCGGAGCGCTTCCTGCAGATGAGCAAGGACGACCCAGACCGCTTCCCT GAGTTCAGAGGAGACTTCGAGGTCCACCAGCTGTTTGACTGTAACTGGGTGGTGGTGAACTGCTCCACGCCGGCTAACTTCTGCCACATGCTGAGGAGGCAGGTCCTGCTGCCCTTCAGGAAACCG TTGATCGTTTTCACCCCCAAGTCCCTGCTGAGACTCCCCGATGCCAGGTCCAGTTTTGATGAGCTCTCTAAAG GGACCAGGTTCAAGAGGCTGATTCCCAACGAGGGCCCAGCGAGTGAAAACCCCCAGCAGGTGAAGCGAGTCATCTTCTGCACCGGGAAAGTGTACTATGAACTGGCCCGGGAGAGGAAAGTCCTCAACCTGGAGGGAGAGGTGGCCCTCATCCGACTGGAACAG ATCTCTCCGTTCCCCTTCGACCTGGTGAGGAGCGAGGTGGAGAGGTACTCCAACGCCGAGCTGGTCTGGTGccaggaggaacacaagaacaTGGGTTACTATGACTATGTCCGGCCGCGCTTCCTCACCGTGGTGGCCAATCAGAAACCTATTTG GTACGTGGGTCGCGACCCCGCGGCCGCGCCCGCCACTGGCAACAAGGCCACGCACCTCAACGAGCTGAGGAGGTTCATGGACACCGCGTTCAACCTCGGCGTCTTCCAGGGAAGGAAGTTCTAG
- the c15h10orf53 gene encoding UPF0728 protein C10orf53 homolog, with protein sequence MPKNATVFVRYGPYESCGLVAYRTFRLEGLESSLLARGHRCVLEESRDWNTVEIVVHGECVFTCGVKDLQFGGDGRLDPVCQKAVIAVENAY encoded by the exons ATGCCTAAAAATGCAACCGTTTTCGTGCGTTATGGACCGTACGAGTCATGTGGACTAGTGGCATATCGCACGTTCCGTCTAGAAGGACTAGAGT CTTCCCTTTTAGCACGCGGGCATCGCTGCGTCCTCGAGGAGAGCAGAGACTGGAACACGGTGGAGATCGTGGTGCACGGGGAGTGCGTGTTCACCTGCGGCGTAAAGGACCTGCAGTTCG GTGGAGACGGGAGACTGGATCCTGTGTGCCAGAAAGCCGTTATCGCTGTGGAAAATGCTTACTGA
- the chata gene encoding choline O-acetyltransferase: MPVLDRERETEQGGGDALPKLPVPALGDTLDLYLRTLRPLLTEEQYQETLKIVTTFGAPGGLGELLQRRLLERSENRANWVYDYWLNDMYLANRMALPINSSPVMVFPPQHFRAPIDSLRFAAHLISGMLEYKSLLDTRSLPLDYARGQLAGTPLCMEQYYRLFTSYRLPGPQRDTLVAQQSSVMPEPEHIIVACRNQFFVMDVVINFRRLNERDLLTQLDRISKMADSEEERLPPIGLLTSDGRTEWAESRRVLMKESTNRDALDMIERCLCLVCLDQSSGLDLTDTSRAKLMLHGGGGAKNGGNRWYDKPMQFVIGSDGCCGVVCEHSAFEGIVLVQCTEYLLKYMRGSPSKLVRAASVSELPAPRRLRWKCTPEIHKHLSSSEDKLNRQVRNLDMDVHKFHEYGKEFIKKQKMSPDAYIQVALQLAYYKCHGRLVSTYESASIRRFQEGRVENIRSATAEALGFVRAMADLKSSDTEKMERLRAAINAQTKYTVLAITGKAIDNHLLGLREIAQDLKLEKPEIFKDTAFLISNQFILSTSQVPTTVDMFCCYGPVVPDGYGACYNPQSDHVLFCVSSFRDSPQTCSEEFVQILERGLLEMRDLCVRHNADTNGNPSGKADERPSGNYKEETLERPVQSQAPRMVVGTPSALGDVQRPPPQVSVSKAAAKSQVDIQTQTTSQGGSKERKI; the protein is encoded by the exons ATGCCCGTTCTGGACCGGGAGCGCgagacagagcaaggagggggtGAT GCTCTGCCCAAGCTGCCCGTGCCCGCCCTGGGGGACACGCTGGACCTCTACCTGAGGACCCTGCGGCCCCTGCTGACAGAGGAGCAGTATCAGGAGACCCTGAAGATAGTGACTACGTTTGGGGCTCCTGGGGGCCTCGGGGAGCTGCTGCAGCGCAGGCTCCTGGAGAGGAGCGAAAACAGAGCCAACTGG GTGTATGACTACTGGCTGAATGACATGTACCTGGCCAACCGAATGGCCCTGCCCATCAACTCCAGTCCGGTCATGGTGTTCCCTCCACAGCACTTCCGGGCTCCCATAGACTCACTAAG GTTCGCTGCTCACCTGATTTCAGGGATGTTAGAGTACAAATCCCTCCTCGATAC GCGCTCCTTGCCTTTGGACTATGCGCGGGGTCAGCTGGCTGGCACTCCTCTGTGCATGGAGCAGTACTACCGCCTGTTCACCTCCTACCGCCTACCGGGGCCCCAGAGGGACACACTAGTGGCCCAGCAGAGCAGCGTGATGCCAGAGCCTGAGCACATCATCGTGGCCTGCAGAAACCAG TTCTTCGTCATGGACGTGGTGATCAACTTCCGTCGACTCAACGAGAGAGACCTGCTGACCCAGCTGGACAGGATCTCTAAAATGGCCGACAGCGAGGAGGAGCGCCTCCCTCCTATTGGTCTACTCACTTCAGACGGTCGCACCGAGTGGGCGGAGTCCCGCCGGGTGCTCATGAAAG AGTCCACAAACAGGGATGCTCTGGATATGATCGAGAGGTGCCTATGTCTGGTGTGTCTTGACCAATCGTCTGGCCTCGATTTGACTGACACCTCCAGGGCCAAGCTGATGCTGcatggaggaggcggggctaagAACGGGGGAAACCGCTGGTATGACAAGCCCATGCAG TTTGTCATAGGATCCGATGGCTGCTGCGGAGTGGTGTGTGAGCATTCTGCTTTTGAGGGGATCGTCCTTGTGCAATGCACAGAGTACCTCCTCAAATACAT GAGAGGCAGTCCGTCTAAACTGGTTAGAGCTGCAAGCGTGAGTGAGCTTCCCGCTCCTCGCAGGCTACGCTGGAAATGCACTCCAGAAATTCACAAGCACCTCTCCTCTTCTGAAGACAAACTCAACAG GCAGGTGAGAAATTTGGACATGGACGTTCATAAGTTCCACGAGTACGGGAAGGAGTTCATCAAGAAGCAGAAGATGAGCCCGGACGCCTACATCCAGGTCGCCCTGCAGCTAGCCTACTACAA GTGTCACGGACGCCTGGTGTCCACCTACGAGAGCGCGTCCATCCGTCGTTTTCAGGAAGGTCGAGTGGAAAACATCCGCTCAGCCACCGCCGAGGCCCTGGGGTTTGTCCGAGCGATGGCCGATTTGAAATCGAGT GATACAGAAAAGATGGAACGGTTACGCGCAGCAATCAATGCACAGACGAAGTACACGGTTCtg GCTATCACTGGGAAGGCCATTGACAATCACCTACTGGGACTCCGGGAAATAGCACAAGACCTGAAGCTGGAGAAACCAGAGATATTCAAAGACACAGCCTTTCTGATCAGTAATCAATTCATTCTGTCTACAAGTCAG GTGCCCACCACCGTCGACATGTTCTGCTGCTACGGGCCGGTGGTCCCGGACGGCTACGGCGCCTGCTACAACCCCCAGTCGGACCACGTCCTCTTCTGCGTGTCCAGTTTCAGGGACAGCCCTCAGACGTGCTCCGAAGAGTTCGTCCAGATTCTGGAGCGGGGCCTTCTGGAGATGAGGGACTTATGCGTCAGACACAACGCCGACACCAATGGGAATCCTAGTGGGAAAGCCGATGAGAGACCCAGTGGGAATTACAAGGAGGAAACTCTGGAGAGGCCTGTGCAGAGCCAAGCGCCCAGGATGGTTGTCGGGACACCATCCGCTCTGGGGGACGTCCAGAGACCTCCGCCCCAGGTTTCAGTGAGCAAAGCAGCGGCGAAAAGCCAAGTGGATATCCAGACTCAGACGACATCGCAAGGAGGCTCAAAAGAACGTAAGATTTGA
- the slc18a3a gene encoding putative vesicular acetylcholine transporter-A encodes MEPEGEPEGPAMANLAQTAAMKLSQMSERSKQLGTAMQNPDRQRRIILVIVCVALLLDNMLYMVIVPIIPDYLAELQIEAEHARPVQHYNFTNGTVPKVTKGNFDLQIGVLFASKAILQLLINPISGTLIDRIGYDIPLFIGLNVMFLSTLTFAFAENYATLFLARSMQGFGSAFADTAGIALIADTYTEERERSRALGIALAFISFGSLVAPPFGGILYQFAGKRVPFLVLAVICLIDGIMCLAVLKPFSNKERANMPVGTPIYKLMFDPYIAVVAGALTTCNIPLAFLEPTIANWMEDTMNASEWEIGMTWFPAFFPHVLGVYLTVKLAEKYPHLQWFYGAIGMVFIGASSCTVPACKNFGQLMIPLCGICFGIALVDTALLPTLGFLVDVRHVSVYGSVYAIADISYCVAYAMGPIVAGQIVHNLGFVQLNLGMGLANVLYAPALILLRKVSQMKPSFSARDMLLEDGPTGLYNTIKMEDREKRRKGLCTTIDENGVETFAQRSYSEEESSGGEYA; translated from the coding sequence ATGGAGCCGGAAGGTGAACCGGAGGGGCCAGCGATGGCTAATTTGGCCCAAACAGCCGCCATGAAACTGTCCCAAATGAGCGAACGAAGTAAGCAGCTGGGCACCGCCATGCAGAACCCGGACCGCCAGAGACGGATTATCCTGGTCATAGTTTGTGTTGCACTTTTGTTAGACAACATGCTGTACATGGTGATCGTGCCGATCATCCCCGACTACCTGGCAGAACTGCAGATCGAAGCGGAACACGCCCGTCCCGTCCAGCACTACAACTTCACCAACGGCACGGTCCCAAAAGTAACCAAGGGTAACTTCGACCTGCAGATCGGGGTACTTTTCGCTTCCAAAGCCATCCTGCAGCTCCTCATCAACCCGATTAGCGGCACGTTGATAGACCGCATCGGTTATGACATCCCGCTGTTCATCGGACTCAACGTCATGTTCCTCTCCACGCTCACGTTCGCCTTCGCGGAGAATTACGCGACGCTGTTCCTGGCGCGCAGCATGCAGGGCTTCGGCTCAGCGTTCGCGGACACCGCGGGCATCGCGCTCATCGCGGACACGTACACTGAGGAGCGCGAGCGGAGCCGAGCTCTGGGTATCGCGCTGGCCTTCATCTCCTTCGGGAGCCTCGTGGCGCCCCCATTTGGAGGCATCCTCTACCAGTTCGCTGGGAAGCGCGTGCCCTTCCTGGTCCTGGCCGTCATATGTCTCATCGACGGCATCATGTGCCTGGCCGTGTTGAAACCGTTCTCCAACAAGGAGAGGGCCAACATGCCCGTGGGGACCCCCATCTACAAGCTGATGTTCGACCCCTACATCGCCGTGGTGGCCGGTGCGCTCACCACCTGCAACATCCCGCTGGCCTTCCTCGAGCCCACCATCGCCAACTGGATGGAGGACACCATGAACGCCAGCGAGTGGGAGATCGGGATGACGTGGTTTCCCGCCTTTTTCCCGCATGTGCTCGGCGTTTACCTGACGGTGAAACTGGCGGAGAAGTACCCCCACCTGCAGTGGTTCTACGGGGCCATCGGCATGGTGTTCATCGGGGCCAGCTCGTGCACCGTGCCCGCGTGCAAGAACTTCGGGCAGCTGATGATCCCGCTGTGCGGGATCTGCTTCGGCATCGCCCTGGTGGACACGGCGCTGCTGCCCACCCTGGGCTTCCTAGTGGACGTGCGTCACGTGTCCGTGTACGGGAGCGTGTACGCCATCGCGGACATCTCCTACTGCGTGGCGTACGCGATGGGGCCCATCGTCGCCGGACAGATCGTGCACAACCTGGGCTTTGTGCAACTGAACCTGGGCATGGGCCTGGCCAACGTGCTTTACGCACCGGCGCTCATCCTGCTGAGGAAAGTGTCCCAGATGAAGCCGTCCTTCTCGGCGCGCGACATGCTGCTGGAGGACGGGCCGACGGGACTGTACAACACCATCAAGATGGAGGACCGCGAAAAGAGGAGAAAGGGCCTGTGCACGACCATAGACGAGAACGGCGTGGAGACGTTTGCGCAGCGCTCCTACTCCGAGGAGGAGTCCTCGGGCGGGGAGTACGCGTAA